In Allocoprobacillus halotolerans, a genomic segment contains:
- a CDS encoding shikimate kinase, producing the protein MPKDSRNIVLIGMMGCGKTTIAQLLKVRLGKQWIDMDMYIEEKYQMRISDMFDISEQYFRERETACCLEIAKMENMIISTGGGVIKNPQNIEALHQHSCIIYIDRPIPLILEDVETASRPLLKEGAQKLYELYDQRHPLYLEACDYHLQNDGTLEDICLKIINILKEL; encoded by the coding sequence ATGCCAAAAGATAGTCGTAATATTGTCTTGATTGGCATGATGGGATGTGGCAAAACGACGATTGCTCAGTTATTGAAAGTTCGTCTTGGGAAACAATGGATTGATATGGATATGTATATTGAAGAAAAATATCAAATGCGTATTTCTGATATGTTTGATATTTCTGAACAATATTTTAGAGAAAGAGAAACAGCATGTTGTCTAGAAATTGCGAAAATGGAAAATATGATTATTTCAACTGGTGGTGGTGTGATTAAAAATCCCCAAAATATCGAAGCATTACATCAACATAGTTGTATCATTTATATAGATAGACCAATTCCTTTAATATTAGAAGATGTAGAAACAGCTTCACGTCCATTATTAAAAGAGGGTGCACAAAAATTATATGAATTATATGATCAAAGACACCCTTTGTATTTAGAAGCGTGTGATTATCATCTTCAAAATGATGGGACATTAGAGGATATTTGTCTCAAAATTATAAATATATTAAAAGAGCTATAA
- a CDS encoding ROK family protein yields MKKYLCVDVGGTSMKMAVLDEEGQIHETKKANVPPTMEDMYQVIVDTFKSYQGLEGVALSMPGAVDSEKGIIGGSSAIDYIHGPHIKEDLENRLHVRVEMENDANCAALAEVWKGAASDVQDCCFIVSGTGIGGAVVKDRRIHKGEHLHGGEFGYMIAEFDFDTHLMKTWSDVGSTMAVVRSVAKEKGVDVSSLDGKDIFDHYHDDPIYEKYVDKYYYVLANGIYNLQYAYDPQKIVIGGGISVRDDLLDEINQRLDVIFQTFTHAKIRPVVLTCQYHNDANLLGALYHFFTVNS; encoded by the coding sequence ATGAAAAAATATTTATGTGTGGATGTTGGTGGAACATCAATGAAAATGGCTGTTTTAGATGAAGAAGGTCAGATTCATGAAACAAAGAAAGCGAATGTACCACCAACAATGGAAGATATGTATCAGGTAATTGTAGATACATTTAAAAGCTATCAAGGGTTAGAAGGTGTGGCTTTAAGTATGCCTGGTGCGGTTGATAGTGAAAAAGGAATTATTGGTGGTTCAAGTGCGATTGATTATATTCATGGACCGCATATCAAAGAAGATTTAGAAAATCGTTTGCATGTTCGTGTAGAAATGGAAAATGATGCTAACTGTGCTGCATTAGCTGAAGTTTGGAAAGGAGCTGCCAGTGATGTGCAAGATTGTTGTTTTATTGTTAGTGGAACAGGTATTGGCGGGGCTGTGGTCAAAGATCGCCGTATTCATAAAGGGGAACATTTACATGGTGGAGAATTTGGTTATATGATTGCTGAATTTGATTTTGATACGCATCTTATGAAAACATGGTCAGATGTTGGTTCAACAATGGCTGTTGTTCGAAGTGTTGCAAAAGAAAAGGGTGTGGATGTTTCTTCATTAGATGGTAAAGATATTTTTGATCATTATCATGATGATCCTATTTATGAAAAATACGTGGATAAATATTATTATGTATTAGCTAATGGTATTTATAATTTACAATATGCTTATGATCCACAAAAAATAGTGATTGGTGGAGGAATTAGTGTTAGAGATGATTTATTAGATGAAATCAATCAACGTTTAGATGTGATTTTTCAAACATTTACACATGCAAAAATACGTCCAGTTGTTTTGACTTGTCAATATCATAATGATGCGAATTTATTAGGGGCACTCTATCATTTCTTCACAGTCAATTCATAA
- a CDS encoding hydrolase has protein sequence MEKVTPRVDSKLRHIVEVPKCIYDVSGITINGKRVKSLVFSTDVAIIANCNADAVIAVYPFTPTMQITNAIIEVAQKPVFAGVGGGTTAGPRVHKIALDAELHGATAVVLNAPTKTKFVQDLASIIDIPIVLTVVSTDEPLEERMLHSGASIINVSGGKKTVEIIKALREIDKDFPIIATGGPNEETIQEVIKAGANAVTYTPPTNGEIFKEMMERYRIQCSHHEE, from the coding sequence ATGGAAAAAGTGACACCTAGAGTGGATTCAAAATTAAGACATATTGTAGAAGTACCAAAGTGCATTTACGATGTTTCAGGTATAACAATTAATGGAAAAAGAGTGAAATCTTTGGTTTTTTCAACAGATGTTGCAATTATTGCAAATTGTAATGCAGATGCAGTAATTGCGGTCTATCCTTTTACACCAACCATGCAAATTACAAATGCCATTATTGAAGTGGCCCAAAAACCAGTGTTTGCAGGAGTAGGAGGAGGAACAACTGCTGGTCCCAGAGTTCATAAAATAGCGTTGGATGCTGAATTACATGGAGCCACAGCCGTTGTCTTAAATGCACCAACGAAAACAAAGTTTGTGCAGGATTTGGCATCTATTATTGATATTCCCATTGTTTTAACAGTTGTTTCTACTGATGAGCCATTAGAAGAAAGAATGCTTCATTCTGGCGCAAGTATTATCAATGTATCTGGTGGCAAAAAGACAGTCGAAATTATTAAAGCGTTACGTGAAATTGATAAAGATTTTCCAATTATTGCGACTGGTGGTCCAAATGAAGAAACCATTCAAGAAGTCATTAAAGCTGGTGCCAATGCAGTGACTTATACACCACCAACAAATGGGGAAATATTTAAAGAAATGATGGAACGTTATCGTATTCAATGTTCTCATCATGAAGAATAA
- the thyA gene encoding thymidylate synthase, producing MKQYLDMCQYILEHGEDREDRTGTGTRSVFGYQTRYDLREGFPLLTTKKMFLRPIAEELLWFIKGDTNIKYLVDRNVKIWNEWPYENFKKSPDFHGESLEEFISKIKTLPADDPFVLKYGELGPVYGRQWRNFNEQGVDQLQNLIDSLKNNPFSRRHIVSAWNPVEVDQMALPPCHAFLQFYVSADQKYLSCQLYQRSADTFLGVPFNIASYALMTAMLAQVCGYEPKEFVHTIGDAHIYKDHFDVVKEQISREPLPLCQLKLNPEIKSLFDFTIDDIHIENYQGHGRLYGKVSV from the coding sequence GTGAAACAATATTTAGATATGTGTCAATATATATTAGAACATGGAGAAGATCGTGAAGATCGTACAGGAACGGGAACACGCAGTGTTTTTGGCTATCAGACACGTTATGATTTACGTGAGGGTTTTCCCTTACTTACAACGAAAAAAATGTTTTTAAGACCGATTGCTGAAGAATTATTATGGTTTATTAAAGGTGATACCAATATTAAATATCTTGTTGATAGAAATGTGAAAATATGGAATGAATGGCCTTATGAAAACTTTAAAAAATCACCTGATTTCCATGGTGAAAGTTTAGAAGAATTTATTAGTAAGATCAAAACATTACCTGCAGATGATCCTTTTGTATTAAAGTATGGAGAACTTGGGCCAGTCTATGGTAGACAATGGCGTAATTTTAATGAACAAGGTGTTGATCAGTTACAAAATCTCATTGATTCATTAAAAAACAATCCTTTTTCAAGAAGACATATTGTTAGTGCATGGAATCCTGTGGAAGTTGATCAAATGGCTTTACCACCATGTCATGCTTTCTTACAGTTTTATGTGTCAGCTGATCAAAAGTATTTATCTTGTCAATTGTATCAAAGAAGTGCTGATACATTCTTAGGTGTGCCTTTTAATATTGCTTCCTATGCATTGATGACAGCTATGTTAGCTCAGGTTTGTGGATATGAACCTAAAGAATTTGTGCATACAATTGGTGATGCACATATTTATAAAGATCATTTCGATGTTGTCAAAGAACAAATTTCAAGAGAACCTTTACCACTCTGTCAATTAAAATTAAACCCAGAAATCAAATCATTATTTGATTTTACAATTGATGATATTCATATTGAAAATTATCAAGGTCATGGAAGATTATATGGAAAGGTGAGTGTCTAA
- a CDS encoding dihydrofolate reductase — protein MISIIVAMDDDRLIGKKDSSNGMPWHNPEDLKHFKETTIHQTILMGYTTYQAIGRPLPNRHTIIVSFEPFEDKRVEVRTSLEEVIQEYQASGKDLYISGELLFINSHYHLSINY, from the coding sequence ATGATTAGTATTATTGTGGCTATGGATGATGATCGTTTAATTGGTAAAAAAGATTCATCAAATGGAATGCCTTGGCATAATCCAGAAGACTTAAAACATTTTAAAGAAACAACAATCCATCAAACGATTTTAATGGGTTATACAACTTATCAGGCGATTGGTAGACCATTACCTAATCGTCATACAATCATTGTTAGTTTTGAACCTTTTGAAGACAAGCGTGTGGAAGTCAGAACATCTTTAGAAGAAGTGATTCAAGAATATCAAGCAAGTGGAAAAGATTTATATATTTCAGGGGAGCTTCTATTTATAAACAGTCATTACCATTTGTCGATCAATTATTGA
- a CDS encoding lysophospholipid acyltransferase family protein, giving the protein MKRIIFLVIRLIYRIPGWLMTIHRYNKHKEEVSFEERFDFTQRLIRKVNEKSRVNIHCYGQENLPEEQGYLMAPNHQGLFDALILIGTHDRPFRFVIKKELMNVFVLKDVLRMIDALAIDRENIRASVKVIRQVSKDMKSGISYVIFPEGTRCRQQNKMLEFKGGTFKSVMDAKKPIVPVALIDCYKVFDNNSIEKVDAQIHYLPPIFYEEYQDMSSMEVARLVQSKVEQCILENENKF; this is encoded by the coding sequence ATGAAAAGAATTATATTTTTAGTCATTAGATTAATATATAGAATACCAGGATGGCTAATGACAATACATCGTTATAATAAACATAAAGAAGAAGTGAGTTTTGAAGAAAGATTTGATTTTACACAAAGATTAATTAGAAAAGTGAATGAAAAATCAAGAGTCAATATTCATTGTTATGGTCAGGAGAATTTGCCTGAAGAACAAGGCTATTTAATGGCGCCTAATCATCAAGGATTATTTGATGCCTTGATTTTAATTGGAACACATGATCGACCATTTCGTTTTGTAATTAAAAAAGAATTAATGAATGTTTTTGTATTAAAAGATGTCTTACGTATGATTGATGCTTTAGCCATTGATCGTGAAAATATCAGAGCATCAGTGAAAGTTATTAGACAAGTTTCTAAAGATATGAAAAGTGGTATCAGTTATGTCATTTTTCCTGAAGGAACAAGATGCCGTCAACAAAACAAAATGCTAGAATTTAAGGGTGGAACATTTAAATCTGTCATGGATGCGAAAAAACCAATTGTTCCAGTGGCATTGATTGATTGTTATAAGGTGTTTGATAATAATTCTATCGAAAAGGTAGATGCTCAAATTCATTATTTGCCACCTATCTTTTATGAAGAATATCAAGATATGAGCAGTATGGAAGTGGCTCGTCTTGTTCAATCAAAAGTAGAACAATGTATTTTAGAAAATGAGAATAAATTTTAA
- a CDS encoding FAD:protein FMN transferase, producing MSIERYQTISSKVNIAFGSVISIWHDYREEAEANGGVGTIPSDVALEKANQHTNIQSIQIDEQKKTVYIDDALVSIDVGATAKGYAIELIKDGLIEKGVDNFLLSGGGNVASHGERKIVKEGDFYLDECANKFCVGIESPQDGNYSASADDPDSENEAVLVVQGESIVTSGDYQRFYQDINGVKYHHLIDPDTLYPAVHFRSVSIITEDSGLADFLSSAVFLMEYEEGLELIHSLDGVEAIWLLEDGKIKMSDGLKDNDNIYVIEKSRLE from the coding sequence GTGAGTATTGAACGTTATCAAACAATTTCTTCTAAAGTGAATATTGCTTTTGGAAGTGTGATTAGTATTTGGCATGATTATCGTGAAGAAGCAGAGGCAAATGGTGGCGTTGGTACAATACCAAGTGATGTAGCACTTGAAAAAGCCAATCAGCATACTAATATACAAAGTATTCAAATTGATGAACAAAAGAAAACAGTGTATATTGATGATGCTTTGGTTTCTATCGATGTAGGAGCAACTGCCAAAGGTTATGCGATTGAACTGATTAAAGATGGTTTAATTGAAAAAGGTGTGGATAATTTCTTGTTAAGTGGTGGTGGTAATGTTGCCAGTCATGGAGAAAGAAAGATTGTTAAAGAAGGAGATTTTTACCTTGATGAATGTGCCAATAAATTCTGTGTTGGTATTGAATCACCTCAAGATGGAAATTATTCAGCAAGTGCAGATGATCCAGATAGTGAAAATGAAGCTGTTTTGGTTGTACAAGGTGAATCCATTGTCACAAGCGGTGACTATCAACGTTTTTATCAAGATATTAATGGTGTGAAATATCATCACTTGATTGATCCTGATACATTATATCCAGCTGTTCATTTTAGAAGTGTCAGCATTATTACTGAAGATAGTGGGTTAGCTGATTTTTTAAGTTCAGCAGTCTTTTTAATGGAATATGAAGAAGGATTAGAATTAATTCATTCATTAGATGGGGTTGAGGCTATTTGGCTATTGGAAGATGGAAAAATCAAAATGTCGGATGGTTTAAAGGATAATGACAATATTTATGTCATTGAAAAATCAAGATTAGAATAG
- a CDS encoding TIGR03905 family TSCPD domain-containing protein, whose translation MQSYKTKGTCSSRIDFDVVDGKVTGVRFIGGCAGNTQGVARLVEGMSKEEVIARLEGIRCGAKPTSCPDQLAQALKQAQ comes from the coding sequence ATGCAAAGTTATAAAACAAAAGGAACATGTTCATCACGTATTGATTTTGATGTTGTGGATGGAAAAGTGACAGGTGTGAGATTTATTGGAGGATGTGCTGGTAATACGCAAGGTGTGGCACGACTTGTTGAAGGTATGAGTAAGGAAGAAGTGATTGCAAGACTAGAAGGTATTCGCTGTGGAGCGAAACCAACGTCTTGTCCTGATCAATTAGCACAAGCTTTAAAACAAGCTCAATAA
- a CDS encoding OB-fold nucleic acid binding domain-containing protein, whose amino-acid sequence MKEEFIKGCLQNGFSQDKAEEVFGLIEKFADYGFNKSHSVAYSYVAYQLAYLKANYPLYFFASILSNELSSENTKVHCIQECKAYHLKILPPSVNHSHARFMVENGQIRYSLLAIKNVGYAGYKAIIEERQKGMFKDIYDFMMRMEHSHLSKKMLESLVDAGALDEFDMSRQTILKNLDAIRDYGHLKENLGIEEKPVLTIYKDNQEEKLMREKAVLGVYLSMHPLELKKQKINVAYVDVSRLDEYVQKTVNVVIQLQRVKNITDRKGQEMCFIEAMDETGSLDGVVFASRYKNIGMMLKKGNICLVQGKVDMKDKLSLIVDKARVIE is encoded by the coding sequence ATGAAAGAAGAATTTATTAAAGGTTGCTTGCAAAATGGTTTTTCTCAAGACAAAGCTGAGGAAGTTTTTGGATTGATTGAAAAGTTTGCGGATTATGGTTTTAATAAATCGCATAGTGTGGCTTATAGCTATGTAGCTTATCAGTTAGCTTATTTAAAAGCCAATTATCCACTTTATTTCTTTGCCTCTATTTTATCTAATGAATTATCAAGTGAAAATACCAAAGTTCATTGTATTCAAGAATGTAAAGCATATCACTTGAAAATATTACCACCATCAGTGAATCATTCCCATGCGCGTTTTATGGTCGAGAATGGCCAGATTCGTTATTCTTTATTAGCAATTAAAAATGTTGGTTATGCAGGCTATAAAGCAATTATTGAAGAACGTCAAAAGGGAATGTTTAAAGATATTTATGATTTTATGATGCGTATGGAACATTCTCATCTTTCTAAAAAAATGTTGGAATCATTGGTGGATGCAGGCGCTTTAGATGAATTTGATATGTCACGTCAGACAATTCTTAAAAATTTAGATGCGATTAGGGATTATGGGCATTTAAAAGAAAATCTAGGGATTGAAGAAAAACCGGTTTTAACGATTTATAAAGATAATCAAGAAGAAAAATTAATGCGAGAAAAGGCTGTTTTGGGTGTGTATTTATCCATGCATCCTCTTGAATTAAAGAAACAAAAAATTAATGTAGCTTATGTGGATGTCTCACGTTTAGATGAATATGTTCAAAAGACAGTGAATGTTGTTATTCAGTTACAACGTGTAAAGAATATTACTGACCGTAAAGGTCAAGAAATGTGTTTTATTGAAGCAATGGATGAAACGGGAAGTTTAGATGGTGTTGTGTTTGCTTCAAGGTACAAAAATATAGGAATGATGTTAAAGAAAGGAAATATTTGTCTTGTTCAGGGAAAAGTAGATATGAAAGATAAATTATCTTTGATAGTGGATAAGGCAAGGGTGATTGAATAG
- the polA gene encoding DNA polymerase I, which produces MEELVLIDGNSLLFKAYYATASMGNLMVNKDGIPTNAVFGFANMLQKILERESAYVVVAFDYGKKTFRNDLLDQYKATRKETPDELKCQFAMVREFLDAYQIPYYEMEGYEGDDLIGTLSKLGEQQGLSVSIFTGDKDAFQLVSSQTTVYRTVKGVTQLDIYTPDTLQEKYGLAPDQIRDFLGLMGDSADNIPGIKGVGEKTALKLLHEYGSIENLKEHMHEIKGKMGEKIRENIDLGLQSKKIATILRDIPMTLDLNQARYDGYDFEKLKAFYTHYDMNSLLKKISVESRVVQKADFHYEIVKEMPPIQTNSSILGAIYDQNYHKSIVLGYALYNEKQAYFITFEDALKDQMFLAYLKDPHYHKYSYNIKAQLLSAKWNGIDIQGMDFDLQLASYILNPSLKDEMKYIGDYYGYTSLQYEEEVFGKNAKKHIPELDLLAKHTVSKAKAIYDLKDQVIEKLKQEEQYDLYQNLELPITYILADMEYVGAKIDVDVLKKLEQTFDVQIKDIEEDIYTLADEKFNIASPKQLGDILFGKLGLPNGKKTKSGYSTSQDILEKIEDLHPIVPLIQQYRMLTKLSSTYVKGLQEQVFPDGKIHTIFNQALTQTGRLSSIDPNLQNIPVRQEEGKLIRQAFVASHDYLISFDYSQIELRILAHLAKVKSLIDAFHQNKDIHTHTAALVFKVKDEDVTPQMRRQAKAVNFGIIYGMGEFRLSKQIGVSLSEAREFIRRYFEEYPEIKKYMENVVEDCKRDGYVSTVLNRKRYIPTIHDKNFMVREQAKRFAMNSPIQGSGADILKLAMIQVDRLMKEKHLKSQMILQVHDELIFDVYKEELDEMMTIIKSAMENAFQMEVPLKVDGTYATNWYDLK; this is translated from the coding sequence ATGGAAGAATTAGTTTTGATTGATGGAAATTCATTGTTGTTTAAAGCCTATTATGCGACTGCTTCAATGGGAAATTTAATGGTCAACAAAGATGGTATTCCAACCAATGCAGTGTTTGGCTTTGCCAATATGTTACAAAAAATATTAGAACGAGAAAGTGCTTATGTCGTTGTGGCTTTTGATTATGGGAAAAAGACGTTTAGAAATGATTTATTGGATCAATATAAAGCAACCAGAAAAGAAACACCAGATGAATTAAAATGTCAATTTGCGATGGTTCGTGAATTTTTAGATGCCTATCAGATACCTTATTATGAAATGGAAGGATATGAAGGGGATGATTTGATAGGAACATTGTCTAAGTTAGGTGAACAACAAGGATTAAGTGTATCTATCTTTACGGGAGATAAAGATGCTTTCCAACTTGTTTCTAGTCAGACAACAGTTTATCGTACAGTGAAAGGTGTGACACAGCTTGATATTTATACACCTGACACTTTACAGGAAAAATATGGTTTAGCACCTGATCAAATTCGTGATTTTTTAGGATTGATGGGTGATAGTGCTGATAATATTCCAGGTATTAAAGGTGTCGGTGAAAAGACAGCTTTAAAACTACTTCATGAATATGGCTCAATTGAAAACTTAAAGGAACATATGCATGAAATCAAAGGAAAAATGGGTGAAAAAATTCGTGAGAATATTGATTTAGGTCTTCAGTCTAAAAAAATTGCAACGATTTTAAGAGATATTCCGATGACTTTAGATTTAAATCAAGCACGTTATGATGGTTATGATTTTGAAAAATTAAAAGCTTTCTATACGCATTATGATATGAATTCATTATTGAAAAAGATTTCAGTTGAATCACGTGTGGTTCAAAAAGCAGATTTTCATTATGAAATTGTCAAAGAAATGCCACCTATCCAAACCAATAGTAGTATTTTAGGGGCTATCTATGACCAAAATTATCATAAATCCATTGTTTTAGGTTATGCATTATATAATGAAAAACAAGCTTACTTTATCACTTTTGAAGATGCTTTAAAAGATCAGATGTTTTTAGCTTATTTAAAAGATCCACACTATCATAAATACAGTTATAATATCAAAGCTCAACTTTTATCTGCCAAATGGAATGGTATTGATATTCAAGGTATGGATTTTGATTTACAGTTAGCCTCTTACATATTAAACCCAAGTTTAAAAGATGAAATGAAGTATATTGGAGATTATTATGGTTATACGTCTTTACAATATGAAGAAGAGGTTTTTGGTAAAAATGCGAAAAAGCATATTCCTGAATTAGACTTATTAGCCAAACATACAGTTTCTAAAGCCAAAGCTATCTATGATTTAAAAGATCAAGTGATTGAAAAATTAAAACAGGAAGAACAGTATGATTTATACCAAAACTTAGAACTACCTATCACTTATATTTTAGCTGATATGGAATATGTAGGGGCAAAAATTGATGTTGATGTTCTTAAAAAATTGGAACAGACTTTTGACGTACAAATTAAAGATATTGAAGAAGATATTTATACTTTGGCCGATGAAAAGTTTAATATTGCCTCTCCTAAACAATTGGGTGATATCTTATTTGGTAAATTAGGTTTACCAAATGGGAAAAAGACAAAGAGTGGTTATTCAACATCACAGGATATATTAGAAAAAATTGAAGATTTACATCCTATTGTACCATTGATTCAACAATATCGTATGTTGACAAAACTCTCATCAACTTATGTTAAAGGTTTACAAGAACAAGTATTTCCTGATGGCAAGATTCATACCATCTTTAATCAAGCTTTAACACAGACAGGACGTTTATCTTCGATTGATCCTAACTTACAAAATATTCCTGTTCGTCAAGAAGAAGGAAAACTAATTCGTCAAGCTTTTGTAGCGAGTCATGATTATTTGATTTCTTTTGACTATTCTCAGATTGAATTACGTATTTTGGCTCACTTAGCTAAAGTCAAATCATTGATTGATGCTTTCCATCAAAATAAAGATATCCATACTCATACGGCTGCGTTGGTGTTTAAAGTTAAAGATGAAGATGTGACACCACAAATGCGACGTCAAGCAAAAGCAGTCAATTTTGGTATTATTTATGGCATGGGTGAATTTAGATTATCTAAACAAATTGGTGTGAGTTTATCAGAAGCTAGAGAATTTATTCGTCGTTATTTTGAAGAATATCCTGAAATTAAAAAATATATGGAAAATGTGGTTGAGGATTGTAAACGTGATGGCTATGTATCCACTGTTTTAAATCGTAAACGTTATATTCCAACGATTCATGATAAAAACTTTATGGTGCGTGAACAAGCCAAACGTTTTGCGATGAATTCCCCAATTCAAGGAAGTGGTGCGGATATATTGAAACTGGCAATGATTCAAGTGGATCGTTTAATGAAAGAAAAACATTTAAAATCACAAATGATTTTACAAGTCCACGATGAATTGATTTTTGATGTATATAAAGAAGAATTAGATGAGATGATGACCATTATTAAATCTGCGATGGAAAATGCTTTCCAGATGGAAGTGCCATTAAAAGTAGATGGAACTTATGCAACCAACTGGTATGATTTAAAATAG
- a CDS encoding DNA-formamidopyrimidine glycosylase family protein, whose amino-acid sequence MPELPEVETVRRTLKNFILDRPILGIDVYYNRIIQGDVSQFIETFTGEVFCDIDRVGKYLIFKCQHHAFVSHLRMEGKFHIVDCDEPVTKHTHVVFHMDHHQDLRYIDTRKFGRMEMVDLHDYRHQLPLKKLGPEPFDITSETLYKRLHHCSLPIKTALLDQSIMCGIGNIYANEICFYMHIDPRTRASRLSKKEWMN is encoded by the coding sequence ATGCCAGAATTACCAGAAGTCGAAACGGTCAGAAGAACATTAAAAAACTTTATTTTAGACCGTCCTATCTTAGGTATTGATGTCTATTATAATCGTATCATTCAAGGTGACGTTTCACAGTTTATAGAGACTTTTACTGGTGAAGTGTTCTGTGATATTGATCGCGTTGGAAAATATTTGATTTTTAAATGTCAGCATCATGCCTTTGTGTCACATTTACGTATGGAAGGAAAGTTTCATATTGTTGATTGTGACGAACCAGTAACGAAACATACCCATGTTGTGTTTCATATGGATCATCATCAAGATTTAAGATATATTGATACAAGGAAATTTGGGCGCATGGAAATGGTCGATCTTCATGATTATCGTCATCAATTGCCCTTAAAGAAACTAGGGCCTGAACCCTTTGATATCACAAGTGAAACGTTGTATAAACGTCTGCATCATTGTTCATTACCGATTAAAACAGCATTGTTAGATCAAAGTATCATGTGTGGTATTGGTAACATTTATGCTAATGAAATCTGTTTTTATATGCATATCGATCCCCGTACCAGAGCTTCACGTTTATCCAAAAAAGAGTGGATGAATTAA
- a CDS encoding zinc finger domain-containing protein, producing the protein MAIDVLNSAIEQGGTTIHSFDANGIHGLFQVKLKVHGQKECPDCHHEIKKIMVHQRGTYFCPQCQKKRY; encoded by the coding sequence GTGGCGATAGATGTTTTAAATTCAGCCATTGAACAAGGTGGAACAACGATTCATTCCTTTGATGCAAATGGGATTCATGGATTATTTCAGGTCAAACTTAAAGTACATGGGCAAAAAGAATGCCCTGATTGTCATCATGAGATTAAAAAAATCATGGTGCATCAGCGTGGGACTTATTTTTGTCCACAATGTCAAAAGAAACGTTATTAG
- the coaE gene encoding dephospho-CoA kinase (Dephospho-CoA kinase (CoaE) performs the final step in coenzyme A biosynthesis.): MSRVIGITGSIAVGKSTVTNYLRTHGYCVLDADEISHQALEKESDCYQKIIESFDCLDDNQNISRQKLGQIVFRDANKKALLESIIHPFVKKMLEKGIQECQEPLIFLDVPLLYESHMDEMCDDVMVVYVDEKTQLQRLMKRNHMDEKQARLLINQQLSIEKKKAWADYIIDNCQNFEDLYQNIERVLKVLKDEIVCH; this comes from the coding sequence ATGAGTCGAGTGATTGGAATTACTGGATCAATTGCAGTTGGAAAAAGCACAGTTACCAATTATTTAAGAACACATGGTTATTGTGTTTTGGATGCTGATGAGATTTCTCATCAAGCTTTAGAAAAAGAAAGTGACTGTTATCAAAAGATTATTGAGAGTTTTGATTGTTTAGATGATAATCAAAATATTTCTCGTCAAAAACTGGGTCAGATTGTTTTTCGTGATGCCAACAAGAAAGCTTTATTAGAAAGTATTATTCATCCTTTTGTGAAAAAGATGTTAGAAAAAGGCATACAGGAATGCCAAGAACCATTGATTTTTTTGGATGTTCCATTATTATATGAATCCCATATGGATGAAATGTGTGATGATGTGATGGTTGTGTATGTGGATGAAAAAACACAGTTACAACGTTTAATGAAACGTAATCATATGGATGAAAAACAAGCAAGATTGTTGATAAATCAACAATTGTCAATAGAAAAGAAAAAAGCATGGGCAGATTATATTATTGATAATTGTCAAAACTTTGAAGATTTATATCAAAATATAGAAAGGGTATTGAAGGTTTTAAAAGATGAAATTGTATGTCACTGA